The Sulfuricystis thermophila genome segment CTGCTCGCAGACCTTGTCGATCGCCGTCACCGCGGCTTCGGTGAGGTAGTCCTCGAAACTCTTCTCGGCCAGCCGCGCGTCCGGATTGACCCAGGAGATGCAGAACACCGTGTGGCCCTGATCCAGCGCCCACTTGATGAAGGAATTCTTCTCACGCAGATCGAGGATGTAATACTTGTTGATCCAGGGCGGGACGATCAACAGCGGGCGCTTGTATTGCGTCTTGGTGGTCGGATTGAATTGCAGCAGTTGCATCAGGTCGTTCTGGAACACCACCTTGCCGGGCGTCGTGGCGATGTTCTTGCCGAGTTCGAAGGCCGTGGTATCGGTCATCTTGACGCGCAGCTGGCCGTCGCCCGCCTCGATGTCGCGCAACAGGTTGTTCAAGCCCTTGATCAGGTTCTGGCCATGCGTGCGCACCGTTTCGCGGAACACTTCCGGGTTGGTGTGCACGAAGTTGGTCGGCGAGAGGGCATCGACGAACTGGCGCGTATAGAAATTCACCTTCGCCTGGGTCCGTTCATCGAGGCCCTGCACGCAGCAGACGGTGTCGTGGATGTGGCGCGCGGTGATCAGATACGACTGCTTGATGAAGTCGAACAGGAAGTGCTCTTCCCACTGCTCATCCTTGAAGCGCTTGTCGCCTTTCGGCGGCGTGGCGACCGGTGGTGTGTGCAAGCCCATGAAGCGCAGCATCGAATGCTGCCAGAGCGAGAAGTAATCCCAGACCAGATTCATCTGGGCCTGGGCCAGGCGATAGGGATTGGCGAGCAGCTTGGCCATCAGCTCCATGAACGCCTGTGCGACACCGAGCTCGTCCTGCGGCGGCACGATGCCTTTCTTGAGCTGGCGTTTGACGTGCTGGTTGAGCAGTTTCGCGGCGCGTTCGGCGACTTCGGCGTAGGTCTTGGCGATCTCCTGCGGGTCGGGCAGGGTGGGCTTTTCGGTTACCTGGGGCGTGCTCATGTCTCTCACTCCTTGTCGTGGGTTGTCGTGTAATGGATGATGCCGTCGTCGAGGCGGTGTTGCAGCTGACCATGACTTTCCAGGTGATTCAGATGGGCGATCGCCTCGCCCATCGCGAACATCGTCTGATGCGGATCTTCGATCGGC includes the following:
- a CDS encoding PHA/PHB synthase family protein; amino-acid sequence: MSTPQVTEKPTLPDPQEIAKTYAEVAERAAKLLNQHVKRQLKKGIVPPQDELGVAQAFMELMAKLLANPYRLAQAQMNLVWDYFSLWQHSMLRFMGLHTPPVATPPKGDKRFKDEQWEEHFLFDFIKQSYLITARHIHDTVCCVQGLDERTQAKVNFYTRQFVDALSPTNFVHTNPEVFRETVRTHGQNLIKGLNNLLRDIEAGDGQLRVKMTDTTAFELGKNIATTPGKVVFQNDLMQLLQFNPTTKTQYKRPLLIVPPWINKYYILDLREKNSFIKWALDQGHTVFCISWVNPDARLAEKSFEDYLTEAAVTAIDKVCEQTGEKELNAVGYCLGGTLLGTTAAYLAAKKDKRLASTTFFTTMLDFSIPGELGVFIDEQQVANLEEKMRSRGYLEGSEMATTFNMLRANDLIWSFVVNNYLLGKDPFPFDLLYWNSDSTRMPAAMHSFYLRNMYMKNLLKEPGGIVLDDVPIDLRKIKNPAYFISTIEDHIAPWQSTYLGAKRFSGPVRFVLGGSGHIAGIVNPPAANKYGYWTNPAKTLPDTPEQWFEGAEQHPGSWWTDWQAWVTSLNDEQVPARDPVKGKLGVIEDAPGSYVKFRLDQQTV